The DNA sequence TAAAGCACCAGGGCATCTAAATGTTGTTTTAGGTATGTCCTCTTcggctataaaaatttgattatatcctgaatatccatctaacatacTTAAATATTGAAAACCTGCAGCtgagtcgactaacatttcagccacaggcatgggatactcatCTTTGGGAGTAGCACGATTCAAGCCTCTAAAATCTATACATACTCGAAGAGTCCCATTTTTCTTAATTACAGGTACAATATTAGCTAACCACTCGACATACCTTGCAGTTCGAATGAACTTGCTTTTTAAAAGCCTTTCAATTTCTATCTTTATCTTTGCCATGACTTCTGGGGCGAATCTCGTTAGAGCTTGTTTTACTGGCTTTTTCCCCAATTTTAATGGCAATTGAtgtttgatcgcgactttacgtgtctattagtcgggataactgcaagtgcacagtcgtgtcgtgtagttttaaaagatatcgaatccacagggactataaatcgtcCTACCGTTAtttaaagttactatgtaaagctaaggctaatgatatttgggtttttttataaatggggaaactaaaatcttaaatctaggtaaaatataataacaaacggatatcagtatgtatttcatctaacttaggtgatccgaagttccattggccagattctaattaaatcaaagatctttactaactatgttatttaaaagtcctcctctcaaactctcgctctattgatccagactacgatcctaactcttaatgtacgctttcgccatcccaccagatttagaaacgctttttgaaaacaacatagttaataaaatgcttgttttatgaagtcgttatctacttaaatctcctaatctcaaactctcgctctgttgactcggaacatgctaatatccctaacgtacgctttcgccatcccgcgcgggtttaaaaacactttttgaaaataaataagttctaattagttctaatacgctttcgccatccttaaaaccaatgtcctatgtctactatccagttaaagatctcaaacattcgctctattgattttaacctttgaccgtcttaagacctcaaactttcgctctattgattttaagacttactaattaaattagacatacaaaccaaaaaaaagtgatagttaataaaacataattaagccaatttatttcggatccctacggttaaattactttacataccgacatctaaataaattagccagacatacttaaagaaacaaacatgaaattataattattaaacatgaaattataattattaaccaTGAACATGCGCATATTTAGAtttgtaatgataaaacaatattataagaacaagaaactaaaataattgcaaataaataaacctggaaaaAAAGCAGACAAAGCGAACTTGAATTAAAttacgaacaaaacaaatcttgcaacttgaatgaagctttgaaataatgtcggcaagattgtgatccaagagtacataaattgtaggcctaaaactaatggtgtggtagttcctcaatgtgagaaactaccacttttacaaagtgataatttatgcctaaaactatgaacagcgcttctgcgcctaaaacttggatgcctTCAAATGAATGCTAAGACTCTATTTATAGTGAATGGCAATGGAAGTTATTTTCAGCAtcacgtgagaagtagtggagatagtggAGATCATggcgtgggaagttgagaaaatataggaagacttggaaTTGCCCACGAAAGTAGtggagaaagtggcggggtccaCGTGCTTTTGGATACGGGCGTCTCTTAGTGGACTTGGAGCTTAGAGACGTGCCAATGAACTGGAGACGAGCGTCCCCCACTTGGAGACGTGGCAGTGGACTGATGGAGACGTGCGTTCCTTGATTTGTGGAGggtgagacggacgtctcctttgatgacgtggcccttggactttggagacgggcgtctccatgcaattgggcccttagacgggcgtctcagcttcttcatagtgggagcgtcagctccttcgtgggctggacttcCAAACTTGGTCCATCCTATTTGCACCCCTCACatacttcagcacccctttttcatcttttaagcataaatagtagtggatttagctccatttcttctccttttcacaaatagtcctcaaaacgaacataaaacctaaaacaatgaaaataccagcataataccaacataaagcaacttaatttaaataaaatacagaaATAATCTATGTAACTCAAgtcaaataaacgatacattttcgcgttatcaaatacccccacacttaaaccattgtttgtcctcaagcaatcaaccacacggtaaaagaaaatgattaagcaaaGTCTTTGAAACAAAGGCACGACACGACTCCTAGTCATACGTGGTTACTAGGCTAAGGTTAGATCGATAGGTACTAAACgccaacaccaaggataccgtaacgacacaatgtcaaaaactccctccttatacaaaccaattcgaattatgccattataactcaacctatatctcttgtttttcatttcactcttttcattcaagcgcaatcacattaagcccgttatccgtacacgcacatagtagggaaatcggttagcgactatgatccttttcttttctttagcacggggttctggtttttaagTGGTGCAGCCCCattttcccaactgcggttgcgggggatcgggccgtagtccaccctaccaagcccagtaccagtgacctctaggccaaccaacagtgggtgctaattattaaatccttatatgcgtaacaaccgttgggctaaatgaccgggtgagggtcacctaacttagagggttatttttttttcaatcaaatcatttatctattaaaaacaagatcattcacttatattcatcgactccctacgtagtttgtgcttaagatggtgccgactgctaatataaactacttaagagctactttgaaaacttgagaaaacttgagcctaaggtctcgacataatgggcatccaaattgatatcacataatgagggggtttagggtgtcaggacggtatcaatgttgttgaaacatctccaagtctttctaacaatgcctaaagtgtgacaacctctatactttcagagtgtgtatgccatgcgtcaaaattcaaatttttgttggaggttaaaattttcaaattttggggaaattcgataacaacagaaaatcatgtataaagacttgacaacataactagaaaaccataaagcaacaaatgaaagcggtaaagcttctcccccacacttaaactaaacattgtcctcaatgtttcgatccaaggtggagaagaaaagtcagaacctatatggatgctaccggcgggctatcatgaccaaatctgctccgcgtccggaggaaatatcttctcctatcatgctcatcaacggtgtcaccaccagcagcaacactcgtaggaatgtgcgtggagacccattaatctttgagatgatcgtctatagatttttcgcctagatatggccgagacgtgacaagcgatccatatctttattatctgcaagttcaaacgataaaaaggaaaacattaaattgaAAACTCGTGGgatgcctcccacgcagcgctttgtttaacgtcgatagctcgacggcttaagagtgcaagcactcaaggtggttctctcgagaatgactcctcggttgaacttttagcaaacctcgttttccatggccacttatcgagccatctcacatatccctcaccttttcttttctttcttctgtggggtggttcattcttttgaaatcgtggtggcggttctggatggatcctaagtatcagcttttcaagttcgggcttagtgatactatccaccacctcaaaggttaaccttaccctcttatcactaacgatatccttagtttcatggtcgtctaaatttctctttttatgcaagaattcaaataagggtgcattagtgtggatattttccaatatcttcacatacattatggatttggagtctaccttagcttccacaaaactttgcgggaaagaaatccgtggggtatagggaagaggaataacaataggtgtttccctctctgcctcttctacaacctccctttcagttggtgttggtggatttttctcaatctccactcttttctcactagaaatctcttcaactacattatcactctcctcaatctcataatcactctcctaaatctcattatcactctcctcaggaatttcaatttgttcttcactaatggttgtttccatatactcctcaagtaagtgtcctagcgacttttgttcaagttaggagatttgagtttctaatgccatgttgtgagttgcgagggactcaaccatagtggtcagttgcctaagggtttcattgttttgaagactttgtttgataaactcttggttttggacggtttgtgtctctacaaagtgctccatcatggcttctaatctagagtgagttagcgtctcgtcggaatcctccattgatgttttgaagttaaaattatgggattcttgaggttcttcaaagggagttaGCATTGCGTTTTGCGTGCCTCAAAGTGCTTTGTCATCATAGATTCTaccctagagagagtttgtgcttcaatgaaatcctccattaagatttcgaggttggatttaggataatcttgcgactcctcaaaatgttgggcgtggtgatcgtagaggaaattaggttgaggataggtttggttagaattataaaattcttgtggttccttGAAATGTTGGGATTCGTGATTGTATagggaattcggttgaggataagctaacgtcgaattgtaatccccaattaatgtttcgaggtttggattgtaggtttcttgtggttcctcgaaatgttgagattgggagttgcagaggtaatttgggtgagaatgaattggtggcgcagcattgaagttctccaatagtatttcgagatcggatttataggatccaggtgattcctcgaaatactgggagtgggggttatagaaaaagtttgggtgatacatagtagtaaatgaaaagaaaaaaaaaatgccttagtctctacggtgtaacagcgagttacgatatcgacttgaatagtccccggcaacggcgccaaaaacttgatcgcgactttgcgtgtctattagtcgggataactgcaagtgcacagtcttgtcgtgtagttttaaaagatatcgaatccacatggactataaatcgacctaccgttatctaaagttactatgtaaagctaaggctaatgatatttgggtttttttataaatggggaaactaaaatcttaaatctaggtaaaatataataacaaacggatatcagtatgtatttcatctaacttaggtgatccgaagttccattggccagattctaattaaatcaaagatctttactaactatgttatttaaaagtcctcctctcaaactctcgctctattgattaagactacgatcctaactcttaatgtacgctttcgccatcccaccagatttagaaacgctttttgaaaacaacatagttaataaaatgcttgttttatgaagtcgttatctacttaaatctcctaatctcaaactcttgctctgttgactcggaacatgctaatatccctaacgtacgctttcgccatcccgcgcgggtttaaaaacactttttaaaaataaataagttctaattagttcaaatacgctttcgccatccttaaaaccaatgtcctatgtctaagaacaagaaactaaaataattgcaaataaataaacctggaagtaaagcagacaaAGCGAACTTGAATTAATttacgaacaaaacaaatcttgaaacttgaatgaagctttgaaataatgtcggcaagattgtgatccaagagtacataaattgtaggcctaaaactaatggtatggtagttcctcaatgtgagaaactaccacttttacaaagtgataatttatgactaaaactatgaacagcgcttctgcgcctaaaacttggatgcctTCAAATGAATGCTAAGACTCTATTTATAGTGAATGGCAATGGAAGTTATTTTTAGCAtcacgtgagaagtagtggagatagtggAGATCATggcgtgggaagttgagaaaatataggaagacttggaaTTGCCCACGAAAGTAGtggagaaagtggcggggtccacgtgcttttggagacgggcgttTCTTAGTGGACTTGGAGCTTGGAGACGTGCCTATGAACTGGAGACGGGCGTCCCCCACTTGGAGACGTGGCAGTGGACTGATGGAGACGTGCGTTCCTTGATTTGTGGAGggtgagacggacgtctcctttgatgacgtggcccttggactttggagacgggcatctccatgcaattgggcccttagacgggcgtctcagcttcttcatagtgggagcttcagctccttcgtgggctggacttcCAAACTTGGTCCATCCTATTTGCACCCTTCACatacttcagcacccctttttcatcttttaagcataaatagtagtggatttagctccatttcttctccttttcacaaatagtcctcaaaacgaacataaaacttaaaacaagtaaaataccagcataataccaacataaagcaacttaatttaaataaaatagagaaataatctatgtaaatcaagtcaaataaacgatacattttcgcgttatcaatGTTCTACCATAGTTCGActcaaaccaggcatctcattaTAATCCCAAGCAAAATAATCCTTGTATTCCTTGAGAAGCTGAGTTGATTTAATCTTCATTTCAACATCCATCTTTGCACTAACATAAGTTGGTCGTCGAAGTGAATCCTCACCTAAGTCAATCTCCtaaagaggatcttgagcttttATCCTTCTATGTGGTTCATCTGGATCTTTTTCGAACCCAAGAGGCTCGTCATCATAAATCCCATCATACCTTTCAAACTCTGAATCCAACTTATTGTTAGATTGAGTACCTTCGCTTGTAAGCATGGCTTCTAAAGCCATATTTTCCTCGAATTCGGCTTCCAAAGccgcttttaatttattttcggctatgtaagccgtaATTCGAGCCAAATGAATTGACTCAGCAGTCATTATCATCAATCATTGTCCACCCATCAGGTGGACCTTCGCCATTCATTGGCTCATTTgggtcttctttattccaaataaaACCATAATTGGGGTCTAAATTCAAGTATTTAGACACCATTTTGTCAGAAGAATATATTTCCTCTGCTCTACAACAAGGCCCTACATTAGCCAAATGCTGTTCAAAGTGTCTTCGACTCACTCTACTTGCATCAGCTTTATAATAACTCTGATCAGCTTCTACATTTTTCACAATTCCATCCTCTCTCCAAATTGCAACCCTTTAGTGTAATGTCGACGGGACAGCTCCTACTCCATGAATCCACTCTCAACCCAACAACAATTTCAAATTTGCTTTTGAAGCAATCACCATAAAAATAGTGGGCCTCACTGTCGAACCCACAGCTAATTTCACCTGCAATACTCCCAGGATGCTGCTGGTCTTACCCTCATAATTTGACAATACCATATTATGAGGCCTTAAATCTTTATTAgattttccaattttttgtaaCAAAGAGTGAGGCATCAAATTCATAGCAGCCCCACCATTAACAAACACTTTGTTAACAGACACACCATTTACTTTTGCCCTTATGAACAAAGGCTTGAGATGGTATTTCATCCCATGATCAGGCTTTTCAAATACAGCCTTTTCCCTAACTACACCATTTTCCATTACATAATAACAGACAGGCATATCTTCTTCCTTTTCGTCTGGCATGTAGTCATCTCCAGTTTCAGAAGCCTCTGAAATCCTGTCAAACTCAGCAGGAAGTAAGGACACAATTCCACAGTCAATTAGTAACTCATCTGATTCTACATCAAAGTTATCGTCTATCAGCTCTTCGTCTGACAATGGAGAATACTCCAACTCTTTGTCAGTACTATCATTTGGTGAATTTTCCACCCTTTCTTTTCCTAGTATCGAACCAGTCGATAACCGATTATTGTTTATCCTCACTTGTTCTTCTGTTAACTTCTTCTAGTAGGGCCTTGGTTCATATCTGTCGAATTGTATCTGAGCTAGATTCGACAAAATACTTCTACTTTTGTGATTTCTTTAGTAACGTCTCCATTGACTTCTTGTCATTGGATTCTTCCCGTTGTAATTTGGGGATATGTAATCCTTTTTCCTGGACCCATTTCACTTTGAGCTCTCAGCACTGGCTCCAGCCTCCTGAATCCTCCATTCAGGACGCTTTCCTCCTTGAAAGTTCACTGGCTTCACCCATTTATCTTGGGGAACGTCAGATGGGGGACGAAAAGTTCTTGGCTTCTCGAATTTCTTTCTGTAAACCTCAGCCCTACGAGTCATACTGCTTTCTCCTGCAAACCAAAATTGACTATTTTGGCAGCGTCGACGTCATACACAGCGTCGCACCTTGGGCACAATCCAACTTGTGTATTATTTTTGTGACACCTTTCCAAAAACTTCAACAGACTTTCAGGTGGCTTTGGGTAAGCCATGCTCAATAtctggccatcagtagccatatctttttctttgtcaaaACCCTTAGTAGTTTCGACCATCATTATACCAGCAACTTCAGTGTAGTTGGATTCTCCAACCATCATTGGATTCTCATCCACTTGCATTGATGATTTTTGCTTCCCACCAAATTGCAGCATCCCTTCCTTCAAAGCCttctgcaccaaatccctgaaaagcaCACATTGAGAtgttttatggcccaaaaaattatgaaatttacaatatCCTCTCTTCTTTTTTTGTTCTAATGGAGGATTTTTTAATCCTGGAGGCACAATGATTTGTCCATCAGCaactaacaaatcaaatatctcatcacattttgttatatcaaaagtATAAGTTTTATTTGTGAACTTTTCATTTTGGTTTTCTTCTACAGGATTTTTTCCGTTCGAAGGCGTGAGTAGTTTACAAACATAAGGAGGCCCTGGTTTTAACTCATCCACATTAATCTCGTTTTCATCATAACTATTGTCTGAGTCAAACTCATCTGTTGCaacatatctctcaaatattgagtGTCTAACTTTTTCCTAATGGAAAAGTCTAAACCACCAgcggccatttcgactaactcatgctcTGAGACTTGTGTAAAAGATATTGTAACGCCCATTTTTAGCTtgcgtattttatttaattatgtcatGTTATGTTATGTGTTTTATTTCACTAATTAAGTGTTTATGTGGTATTTATGATATTTTGGGAATTAATAGTAAATAGCATAAGTTAAATATAAGTCGATGAAATAGGAGAGTTATTGGGCCCAAGTAGGTGTTAGTAAGTGTAGGGTGTAATTTAAGGCCCATTAGCAttatgagaaagatagtaagttaactaaaacaagggttttagaggtttaGAGAATAGAAAACTCCTTTTACACAAAATTGAGAAATAGAAGAGgagagtgaagagaagagaaagggagaattccaagattcaagttcatagagttggcttcaatccaaacctaaggtaagggttgGATTATTTcttgctaaagggatgtatgatgatgttttgggtgggaatTAATTGTATGTTtgtatccatggaagttgtgtgtagagatgttagggtttatgaacaaaatgcatgaatttatgatttgaaatgtgttttaattgatatgtagtgatgaatgatgatagaTTTCGTGGTTATATCTGGTTAATGGATGTATGGATTGtatatgggttaatgggtgttgtatgaggggattagggaagaaaaatggtgaaatctgagttttcacgcatccagggtcgacctatgcagaagttgagtcgacctaaacagtccagaaagccaaaaatctatttttccttcAGTTACGGCGACCTAAaagagttttgagtcgacctaaagtagTTGCGTCGACCTGAGAGATGTTTGCGTCGACCTAGGGGGTTCAATtttgagcagattttgtaaaAACCATAaattttgaaccgtaactccttttcaagtgccgtttgaacctacgtaaAGCCCTAATTGATGTTATACCATTGAATATGCTTAATATAACTTTGGAAACACTTTTAATCTTTCTTGAATTgaattttgttgacattggagaTTCCGAATTGACTATGTCGTTTTAGTTGATCATGTCGTTCACGTGGAATATGTCGTTTGAGTCGATTATGTCATTAAGTGTGATTGAGAATGTGCATcgttgagtcacattcattgcattgt is a window from the Vicia villosa cultivar HV-30 ecotype Madison, WI unplaced genomic scaffold, Vvil1.0 ctg.001822F_1_1, whole genome shotgun sequence genome containing:
- the LOC131636746 gene encoding uncharacterized protein LOC131636746, with translation MSRITYFFGTPPVQPRHTSQVSNVRVVETPGNGDGLCIQRQTTERGEEEHLEQNIPRVVQRNQDAEQVLRNVQQNNFMGNNNISNVVEQILVQNGINVGLHRPNFVSPLSEYIRQTELPRGWKVPKFTKFAGETGESTVEHVARFQTEAGDLANNENLKLKYFPSSLTKSAFTWFTTLPPQSVFSWNQLERLFHEQFYMGQSKIILTELADEFDSDNSYDENEINVDELKPGPPYVCKLLTPSNGKNPVEENQNEKFTNKTYTFDITKCDEIFDLLVADGQIIVPPGLKNPPLEQKKKRGYCKFHNFLGHKTSQCVLFRDLVQKALKEGMLQFGGKQKSSMQVDENPMMVGESNYTEVAGIMMVETTKGFDKEKDMATDGQILSMAYPKPPESLLKFLERCHKNNTQVGLCPRCDAVYDVDAAKIVNFGLQEKAV